From a region of the Helianthus annuus cultivar XRQ/B chromosome 5, HanXRQr2.0-SUNRISE, whole genome shotgun sequence genome:
- the LOC110942915 gene encoding uncharacterized protein LOC110942915 gives MVYGKGCHLPMELAHRAHWAIKTVNADYDEAGKLRKLQLSEREEIRDEAYECASAYKDKLKKVHDAKLRKKTFEVGQKVWLYNSRLKMFAGKLKSKWMGPYVIRRVGRFGDVDIQDEQTLKQQTVNGHRLKPYLEGNDINNLELDKAGYILRPVEEEQP, from the coding sequence atggtgtatggtaagggttgtcaTTTGCCTATGGAGTTGGCGCATCGGGCGCATTGGGCGATCAAGACAGTTAATGCGGATTACGACGAGGCGGGTAAGTTGCGGAAATTACAATTGAGCGAGAGAGAAGAAATTCGAGATGAGGCGTACGAATGCGCATCGGCTTATAAGGATAAGCTAAAGAAAGTACATGATGCGAAGTTACGCAAGAAAACGTTCGAAGTGGGTCAGAAGGTTTGGTTGTACAACTCACGATTGAAAATGTTTGCGGgcaagcttaaaagcaaatggatgggtccgtatGTTATTCGAAGAGTTGGGCGATTTGGTGATGTGGACATCCAAGATGAGCAAACGTTGaagcaacaaacggtgaacggtcaccgtTTGAAGCCGTACTTGGAAGGAAATGACATCAataacttggagcttgacaaagcgggctacatcttacGCCCGGTCGAGGAGGAACAACCataa